The following proteins are co-located in the Shouchella hunanensis genome:
- the floA gene encoding flotillin-like protein FloA (flotillin-like protein involved in membrane lipid rafts) translates to MDDGIIITLIIVAAAVILLAILFTFVPVALWISAIAAGVKIGIFELVGMRLRRVVPARVVNPLIKAVKAGIDLDSSRLEGHYLAGGNVDRVVNALIAAQRANIELSFERAAAIDLAGRDVLEAVQMSVNPKVIETPFIAGVAMDGIEVKAKARITVRANIDRLVGGAGEDTIIARVGEGIVSTIGSQQDHKKVLENPDMISQTVLTKGLDSGTAFEILSIDIADIDIGKNIGAELQTDQAEADKKIAQAKAEERRAMAVAQEQEMRARVEEMRAKVVEAEAEVPMALSEALRNGHMGVMDYMNYQNVLADTDMRDSISKSSKGDSDMFPDNDPRNKNN, encoded by the coding sequence ATGGATGATGGAATTATTATTACGCTCATAATTGTTGCAGCAGCTGTTATTCTACTGGCGATTTTATTTACGTTTGTACCAGTAGCTTTATGGATCTCGGCTATTGCAGCTGGCGTAAAAATTGGCATTTTTGAGTTAGTAGGAATGAGGCTTCGACGAGTTGTGCCAGCTCGCGTTGTAAACCCATTAATTAAAGCGGTTAAAGCAGGAATTGACCTTGATTCTTCAAGGTTAGAGGGGCATTACTTAGCTGGTGGTAACGTTGACCGAGTAGTTAATGCATTAATTGCAGCACAACGAGCAAATATCGAGCTTTCGTTTGAAAGAGCGGCAGCGATTGACCTTGCTGGTCGTGACGTTTTAGAAGCAGTTCAAATGAGTGTAAATCCTAAAGTAATTGAAACACCGTTTATTGCCGGTGTAGCAATGGACGGGATTGAAGTGAAAGCAAAAGCTAGAATTACAGTACGTGCGAACATTGATCGCCTTGTCGGTGGTGCAGGTGAAGATACGATTATCGCTCGTGTTGGTGAGGGGATTGTTTCGACAATCGGTTCTCAACAAGATCACAAGAAAGTTCTTGAAAATCCAGATATGATTTCACAAACGGTATTAACAAAGGGATTGGATTCAGGTACTGCTTTTGAAATCCTTTCGATTGACATCGCCGACATCGATATTGGTAAAAATATTGGTGCAGAGCTACAAACCGATCAAGCAGAAGCAGACAAAAAGATCGCTCAAGCGAAAGCCGAAGAACGTCGTGCAATGGCTGTAGCACAAGAGCAAGAAATGAGAGCTCGCGTTGAAGAAATGCGTGCGAAAGTTGTCGAAGCGGAAGCGGAAGTTCCAATGGCTCTTTCTGAAGCGTTACGCAACGGACACATGGGTGTAATGGATTATATGAACTACCAGAACGTATTGGCTGATACAGATATGAGAGATTCAATTAGTAAATCGTCAAAAGGTGACAGCGACATGTTCCCTGATAACGATCCAAGAAACAAAAATAATTAA
- the yqfC gene encoding sporulation protein YqfC, producing MSRMTNRIKKWVTEQMQLPADVTMDLPRITMIGQLHIYIENHRGVLQFSNKELRLLLKEGQLLVTGDQFVLKTILPEELLLEGRIDKVMFINEEGK from the coding sequence ATGAGTCGTATGACAAACCGTATAAAAAAATGGGTAACCGAACAAATGCAGCTTCCGGCTGACGTCACGATGGATTTACCTAGAATTACAATGATAGGACAGCTACATATATATATTGAAAACCATCGAGGGGTTTTACAGTTTTCGAATAAGGAACTTCGATTATTGCTAAAAGAAGGACAGCTCCTTGTTACAGGTGATCAATTTGTGTTAAAGACGATCTTGCCGGAAGAATTACTACTTGAAGGAAGAATAGATAAAGTGATGTTTATTAATGAAGAAGGAAAGTAA
- the yqfD gene encoding sporulation protein YqfD: MRNGFVNLIGGVVSVEIRGPYPEQLLNRCLKQGIHIWNVSVIETEKIQFKIQLRNIHQLRRFLRGTDLTLRFKERQGLPFFMKQMKVRAGFVMGIAAFFVAFFLLSNMVWGYSIEGASPQVEKKLEEAIAELGVKRGEFSFGLPKPNEIQAYVTDRIDEATWVGVRKKGTNYQFEVVEQVRQTDPEIVSPRHLVASKKAVIRSMFVEDGTAVKRTNDVVEKGDLLVSGFIGVEGHEQTIPAKASVVGEIWYTSSVSMPITQTYTSLTGEQKNKYQLKVGDVSIPFWNITAPDYESMETYKKESQYTIFGYRLPVQLIVDEHRETQNFERTYEREEAFEVLKKQARLDLEQDLPEGADIVGEQVLHEAVENDTVSLKIHYQVLEEITQEKPIIQGD; this comes from the coding sequence ATGAGAAATGGGTTTGTAAACTTAATAGGCGGTGTGGTATCGGTAGAAATTAGGGGCCCTTATCCAGAGCAATTATTAAACCGCTGTCTTAAACAGGGGATTCATATTTGGAACGTCTCTGTAATAGAAACAGAGAAAATCCAGTTTAAAATTCAGTTACGTAATATTCATCAATTAAGACGGTTTCTGAGGGGAACAGATTTAACGTTACGTTTTAAAGAGCGACAAGGTCTTCCTTTTTTCATGAAGCAGATGAAAGTAAGAGCAGGTTTTGTAATGGGGATTGCTGCGTTTTTTGTTGCGTTCTTTCTTCTCTCGAATATGGTGTGGGGGTATTCGATAGAGGGTGCTTCCCCTCAAGTTGAAAAAAAATTAGAAGAAGCGATTGCTGAATTAGGTGTTAAACGAGGTGAGTTTAGTTTTGGTTTACCGAAGCCAAATGAAATTCAAGCGTATGTGACAGATCGAATAGATGAAGCGACCTGGGTTGGTGTGCGAAAAAAAGGGACGAACTATCAATTCGAGGTTGTTGAACAAGTGCGCCAAACAGATCCTGAAATAGTAAGCCCCAGACACTTAGTAGCATCAAAAAAAGCGGTCATTCGATCAATGTTTGTTGAAGATGGGACAGCGGTAAAGAGAACGAATGATGTAGTTGAAAAAGGGGACTTGCTTGTGTCAGGTTTTATCGGTGTAGAAGGGCATGAGCAAACAATTCCAGCTAAGGCCTCTGTAGTCGGTGAAATATGGTATACTTCATCTGTAAGCATGCCCATCACTCAAACCTATACGTCTTTAACGGGGGAGCAGAAAAACAAATACCAGTTAAAAGTTGGCGATGTGTCTATCCCGTTTTGGAATATTACCGCACCGGATTACGAGTCAATGGAAACGTATAAAAAAGAAAGTCAATATACCATTTTTGGCTACCGTTTACCGGTCCAATTAATCGTTGATGAGCATCGTGAAACCCAAAATTTTGAGCGAACGTATGAAAGAGAAGAAGCATTTGAAGTGTTGAAAAAGCAAGCGCGCTTGGACTTGGAACAGGATTTGCCAGAAGGTGCAGACATAGTAGGTGAACAAGTTTTGCATGAAGCGGTTGAAAATGATACAGTTTCATTAAAGATTCATTACCAAGTTCTTGAAGAGATTACGCAAGAAAAACCAATTATTCAAGGAGACTGA
- a CDS encoding PhoH family protein, which yields MSETSLIQLNLRDAQIAQALYGPNDLHLKRIEEELSIELVTRGEDILITGDKLQIERAAKIIETLIGVVEQYAQLSERDVFYAIQLEKEGKLAELNELYDENIATTVKGKIIRAKTLGQRHYVSMIRKHDMVFGVGPAGTGKTYLAVVSAVSALKEGKVNRIVLTRPAVEAGESLGFLPGDLKEKVDPYLRPIYDALHDVLGVEHTTRLMERGTIEVAPLAYMRGRTLDDSFVILDEAQNTTEEQIKMFITRLGFGSKMVINGDITQIDLPKGKKSGLQVALHKLRSVKGIGMVYLQASDVVRHVLVQRILQAYEQNERLNDQ from the coding sequence TTGTCAGAAACATCATTGATTCAACTTAACTTAAGAGATGCACAAATAGCACAAGCACTATACGGGCCGAATGATTTGCATTTAAAACGAATTGAAGAAGAGCTATCCATTGAATTAGTGACGAGAGGCGAAGATATACTCATCACTGGCGATAAGCTTCAAATTGAACGCGCAGCAAAAATTATTGAGACACTAATTGGCGTCGTTGAGCAATACGCTCAGTTATCTGAACGTGATGTCTTTTACGCGATTCAGCTAGAAAAAGAAGGAAAGCTAGCTGAATTAAACGAATTATACGATGAAAATATAGCGACAACAGTCAAAGGCAAAATTATTCGAGCAAAAACATTAGGCCAGCGACACTACGTTTCCATGATTCGTAAACATGATATGGTATTTGGAGTAGGACCTGCTGGCACAGGAAAAACTTACCTAGCGGTCGTTTCAGCTGTATCTGCTTTAAAAGAAGGGAAAGTCAACCGAATTGTGTTAACGCGTCCAGCTGTTGAAGCAGGTGAAAGCTTAGGGTTTCTTCCAGGTGACTTAAAAGAAAAAGTTGACCCTTATTTACGTCCGATTTATGATGCACTTCATGATGTGTTAGGCGTAGAGCATACAACGAGATTAATGGAGAGAGGCACAATTGAAGTTGCACCATTAGCCTATATGCGAGGGCGAACGTTAGATGATTCATTTGTTATTCTAGATGAAGCGCAGAACACGACTGAAGAACAGATTAAAATGTTTATTACCAGACTAGGGTTTGGGTCGAAGATGGTTATAAACGGCGATATCACACAGATTGATTTACCAAAGGGAAAGAAGTCTGGCTTACAAGTTGCGCTACACAAGTTACGATCAGTAAAAGGAATTGGCATGGTATATCTTCAGGCATCTGATGTAGTAAGGCATGTGCTTGTCCAACGTATTCTTCAAGCATATGAACAAAACGAGCGGTTGAATGATCAATAA
- a CDS encoding HD family phosphohydrolase yields MEEDKPKVSAPKKWWRKIKQQPYIRTVIYTILGLIMYGMMLDNIIPEQLEVNLSEPAEQDIRAPMTVENRVATEQRRTEAVGAVESQMKHNRQYEEDRVQQVNDIFTVIRLEREREVEEEEESASISDQIENVRSDLSSSTNADLSDEALEVLLETSDYQFQAAQEAAVNTVHETMSEPIKVGDLQEAKQNAENQIAEVTSLSPDVREAISNVVDLAIVFNVTYDAETTQRLRQEAADSIDPVLIREGELIVKEGDLVTYEMYEQLRLVGLLDEATVIFPYIGLALFVFILIGMLIYFLNDSNTTVATNNSHLLMFSIVFVVILVLMKLYSYLESLISLPGIGFAVPAAAGAMLLTLLLHPKIAIVTSFLFAIIGSVFYNHDSSSTFAFMYGFYILVGSLTGIYFLKQSNKATRILKAGFFVLCANSLTVLSILLMKSIYLNWVELSFYFLAAFLAAFVASVLTIGLLPFIETGFGILSTARLIELSSPNHPLLRKILTEAPGTYHHSVVVGNLAEAACETLGENGLLARVGAYYHDLGKTRRPRFFIENQLKGDNPHDKISPQLSKTIIISHPYDGADLLRQHKMPREIIDIAEQHHGTSLLKFFYYKAKQDDEKQHVPESQFRYPGPKPQTKVTSIISIADSVEAAVRSMQKPTPDKVEQLVDKIIKDKLEDGQFDESDLTLKELNQIKLSMCETLNGTFHQRIEYPDDDD; encoded by the coding sequence GTGGAAGAAGATAAGCCTAAAGTATCTGCTCCAAAGAAATGGTGGCGGAAAATAAAGCAGCAACCGTACATACGTACAGTTATTTATACAATACTAGGCTTGATTATGTACGGTATGATGCTTGACAATATTATACCGGAGCAGCTAGAAGTAAATTTGTCCGAGCCGGCTGAACAAGATATTCGTGCACCAATGACAGTCGAAAATCGAGTTGCAACGGAGCAAAGGCGAACGGAAGCGGTAGGCGCTGTCGAAAGCCAAATGAAGCATAATCGGCAATACGAAGAAGATCGAGTTCAGCAAGTAAATGATATCTTCACAGTAATTCGTCTTGAGCGTGAGCGGGAAGTAGAGGAAGAGGAAGAATCTGCTTCGATTTCAGATCAAATTGAAAATGTTCGCTCAGACCTATCTTCGTCAACAAACGCAGATTTGAGTGATGAAGCTCTTGAAGTTTTGTTAGAAACGTCTGACTACCAGTTTCAAGCTGCGCAGGAGGCAGCTGTCAATACCGTTCACGAAACAATGAGTGAACCAATAAAGGTGGGCGATTTACAAGAAGCGAAGCAAAACGCTGAAAATCAAATAGCGGAAGTAACAAGTCTCTCGCCAGACGTTCGTGAAGCCATAAGCAATGTAGTTGATTTAGCGATTGTATTTAACGTAACATATGATGCTGAAACAACACAGCGATTAAGGCAAGAAGCGGCTGATTCAATTGATCCTGTTCTAATACGTGAAGGAGAATTGATTGTAAAAGAAGGCGATCTTGTTACATATGAAATGTATGAACAGCTTCGATTAGTAGGTTTACTCGATGAAGCCACAGTTATATTCCCCTATATTGGACTGGCGCTGTTTGTCTTCATCTTAATTGGAATGCTAATTTATTTCTTAAATGATTCCAATACGACGGTTGCAACAAATAATTCCCATTTATTAATGTTTTCGATTGTGTTTGTTGTCATTCTAGTGCTTATGAAGCTCTACAGTTACTTAGAGTCCCTTATCTCTTTACCTGGAATTGGCTTTGCGGTTCCGGCGGCGGCAGGAGCAATGTTACTAACATTGTTGTTGCACCCGAAAATTGCCATCGTAACAAGTTTTCTATTTGCTATTATTGGGAGTGTTTTCTACAATCACGATTCCTCTAGTACATTTGCGTTTATGTATGGCTTTTATATTTTGGTCGGTTCTCTTACAGGTATCTATTTCTTGAAGCAATCAAACAAAGCAACGCGAATTTTAAAAGCTGGTTTTTTTGTCCTCTGTGCGAATAGCTTAACTGTGCTATCCATTTTATTAATGAAAAGTATTTATTTGAATTGGGTTGAACTAAGCTTTTATTTCTTAGCGGCGTTTTTAGCAGCTTTCGTTGCTTCAGTTCTTACAATAGGGTTACTGCCGTTTATTGAAACAGGCTTCGGAATTTTATCGACGGCTAGGTTAATTGAGCTTTCAAGTCCAAATCATCCGCTACTTCGAAAGATTTTAACAGAAGCGCCTGGGACGTATCATCATAGCGTTGTCGTTGGGAATTTGGCAGAAGCAGCTTGTGAAACGTTAGGCGAAAATGGTTTACTAGCAAGAGTAGGCGCTTACTATCATGACTTAGGAAAAACACGACGCCCGAGATTTTTTATCGAGAATCAATTAAAAGGGGATAACCCTCATGATAAGATCTCGCCGCAATTGAGTAAAACTATTATTATTTCACATCCATATGATGGCGCTGATTTACTTCGCCAACATAAAATGCCTCGGGAAATTATTGATATTGCAGAACAGCACCATGGCACAAGCTTGCTTAAATTTTTCTACTATAAGGCAAAGCAAGATGATGAAAAGCAACATGTACCGGAAAGCCAATTCCGTTATCCTGGGCCAAAACCACAAACGAAAGTAACGTCCATTATCTCGATTGCAGATAGTGTGGAGGCGGCTGTGCGCTCAATGCAAAAACCAACACCAGATAAAGTCGAGCAATTAGTGGACAAAATTATTAAAGATAAGCTAGAAGACGGTCAATTCGATGAGTCAGATTTAACATTAAAAGAATTAAACCAAATTAAGCTTTCGATGTGTGAAACGTTAAATGGAACGTTTCATCAGCGAATAGAATATCCTGATGATGATGATTGA
- the ybeY gene encoding rRNA maturation RNase YbeY, protein MIEIDIIDETETLTEEQLKLVHDVLAYAGKKEEVHPGAELSVTFVDEDAIHELNLEHRGIDRSTDVLSFALNDGEPDYEALEGIPNLLGDIIVSIAHINRQADEYNHSFERELAFLVVHGFLHLLGYDHQSKEEEREMFTKQEEILESYGLGRSKP, encoded by the coding sequence ATGATTGAGATAGACATTATTGATGAGACAGAGACATTGACAGAAGAACAACTAAAGCTTGTTCACGACGTCCTTGCTTATGCGGGCAAAAAAGAAGAAGTTCATCCAGGTGCTGAGCTGTCGGTTACATTTGTAGATGAGGATGCCATACATGAGTTAAATTTAGAACATCGTGGCATCGATCGCTCTACTGATGTGCTATCGTTTGCTTTAAACGATGGAGAGCCAGATTATGAAGCGTTAGAAGGAATTCCTAATTTATTAGGAGATATTATTGTATCCATTGCTCACATTAATCGACAAGCTGATGAGTATAATCATTCATTTGAACGTGAACTTGCTTTTCTTGTTGTTCATGGGTTTCTTCATCTGCTAGGGTATGATCATCAATCAAAGGAAGAAGAAAGGGAAATGTTTACTAAACAAGAGGAGATTTTAGAATCCTATGGCCTTGGAAGATCGAAACCGTAG
- a CDS encoding diacylglycerol kinase family protein translates to MALEDRNRRGLKRLFRSFNYAISGLGYVIRHEQNMQIHLASTMAICGLAWFFSVSATEWVLLLLVMGGVLTAETLNTAIERTVDLVTEDFHPLAKRAKDIGAASVFIFCIIAIIIGAIIFVPYFINIL, encoded by the coding sequence ATGGCCTTGGAAGATCGAAACCGTAGAGGGTTAAAACGTTTATTTCGTTCATTCAACTATGCCATTTCAGGTCTTGGCTATGTGATTAGGCACGAACAGAACATGCAAATTCATTTAGCTAGTACAATGGCTATTTGTGGGCTTGCCTGGTTTTTTTCCGTCTCAGCGACTGAATGGGTGTTACTCCTACTTGTAATGGGAGGCGTTTTGACAGCTGAAACGCTTAATACGGCAATTGAACGGACAGTCGATTTAGTGACGGAAGACTTTCATCCACTAGCAAAGCGAGCAAAAGATATCGGTGCTGCTAGCGTGTTTATTTTTTGTATCATTGCCATCATTATTGGGGCTATTATATTTGTACCTTATTTTATTAACATTTTATAA
- a CDS encoding cytidine deaminase — translation MEKAALIQLAIEAREEAYVPYSSFKVGAALLLADGSVVKGANIENAAYSLANCAERTAIFRAYKPNHQSFKALAVAADTPNPVSPCGACRQVLAELCEPEMPVYLSNVKGDWQETTVEALLPGFFKAEDMNESRGNV, via the coding sequence ATGGAAAAAGCAGCATTAATTCAGCTCGCTATTGAAGCAAGGGAAGAGGCTTACGTTCCTTATTCCTCATTTAAAGTAGGTGCTGCCCTCCTTCTAGCAGATGGATCGGTTGTAAAAGGAGCAAACATTGAAAATGCGGCATATAGCTTGGCAAACTGTGCTGAACGCACAGCGATATTTAGAGCGTATAAGCCAAATCATCAATCTTTTAAAGCACTTGCTGTGGCGGCGGATACACCAAATCCGGTTTCGCCTTGCGGTGCATGTAGACAAGTATTAGCAGAGTTATGTGAACCAGAAATGCCGGTCTATTTAAGTAATGTAAAAGGTGACTGGCAAGAAACAACAGTAGAAGCGCTACTACCAGGATTTTTTAAAGCGGAGGATATGAATGAATCAAGAGGA